One Georgenia wutianyii DNA segment encodes these proteins:
- a CDS encoding OsmC family protein yields the protein MSDTTTQDEPAARALWAERQGGPVYVARNERGAQVRIGSGDTEGVFSPGELLKIALATCTALSTDHVLRSRLGEDFPAVVGVSSTGVEGENRYGHLAVELLLDLADLEEGKRAALPERVERTSARLCTVGRTLKAGADYDLTVTDEPIRER from the coding sequence ATGAGCGACACGACGACCCAGGACGAACCCGCTGCCCGCGCGCTGTGGGCCGAACGACAGGGCGGGCCCGTGTACGTCGCCCGCAACGAGCGCGGGGCGCAGGTGCGCATCGGCAGCGGCGACACCGAGGGCGTCTTCTCCCCCGGTGAGCTGCTGAAGATCGCCCTGGCCACCTGCACCGCGCTGTCGACCGACCACGTCCTGCGCAGCCGGCTCGGTGAGGACTTCCCCGCCGTCGTCGGCGTCTCCTCCACCGGCGTCGAGGGCGAGAACCGGTACGGGCACCTCGCCGTCGAGCTCCTCCTCGACCTCGCCGACCTCGAGGAGGGCAAGCGCGCCGCCCTGCCCGAGCGGGTCGAGCGCACCTCCGCGCGCCTGTGCACGGTCGGGCGCACACTCAAGGCCGGGGCCGACTACGACCTCACGGTGACCGACGAACCCATCCGGGAGCGCTGA
- a CDS encoding Hsp20/alpha crystallin family protein has product MALFTDPLRDMDRVVNSVLRQAPASAAMPLDLYRRGESFTAQIDLPGVDPSTIDIDVEDRTLTVRAERTSVTGEDIQWLSHERPTGTFARQLVLGAGLALDRIDADYSDGVLTLTIPVAEEAKPRKIQVSHTPRTIEQDTPQA; this is encoded by the coding sequence ATGGCACTCTTCACCGACCCGCTGCGGGACATGGACCGCGTGGTCAACAGCGTCCTGCGTCAGGCACCCGCATCGGCCGCGATGCCGCTGGACCTGTACCGCCGCGGTGAGTCCTTCACCGCACAGATCGACCTGCCGGGAGTCGACCCGTCGACGATCGACATCGACGTCGAGGACCGCACGCTCACCGTCCGGGCCGAGCGCACGAGCGTCACCGGCGAGGACATCCAGTGGCTCTCGCACGAGCGCCCCACCGGCACGTTCGCCCGTCAGCTCGTGCTCGGCGCCGGCCTCGCGCTGGACCGCATCGACGCCGACTACTCCGACGGCGTCCTCACCCTGACGATCCCGGTGGCCGAGGAGGCCAAGCCGCGCAAGATCCAGGTCTCCCACACCCCGCGGACCATCGAGCAGGACACCCCGCAGGCCTGA
- a CDS encoding DUF58 domain-containing protein, with translation MSRRPRLTGRGQVFLALGVVVVALGTLLGFPDITRAGVLLVCLPVLAVLVGWRPAPPVTFQRLVDPALVAPDQPARVELSFRGRGQRLSPLQVAEEQVDPLLGAPHRFLLPRMDPGERHLVTYTVSSPFRGAHKLGPLRLERHDPFGLTTATLALPGAGQVLVLPRIEPLGADRVRGGGVGREGQVPHMVALHGEDDVSIRAYRDGDDLRRVHWPTTAHRGELMVRQEDRPARRRAVLLLDPRAAAYRHAAEAFEWAVRAVASVAVHLAQDGYAVHVVGAGDPSATQLGTLLRELAVVEPTARDLTTHVREAHALTSEGAVVVAVVADRDPETVLTLPAVRSPGSLGVALVLDTPSFADVLPSPRADDGPLAPLFTAAGWRTRTVRQGETVAAAWAVATRGLDGLRPGVPAGLR, from the coding sequence ATGAGCCGACGACCGCGCCTCACCGGCCGAGGACAGGTCTTCCTCGCGCTGGGGGTGGTGGTCGTCGCGCTCGGCACGCTGCTCGGCTTCCCGGACATCACCCGGGCGGGCGTGCTCCTCGTCTGCCTGCCGGTGCTCGCCGTCCTCGTCGGGTGGCGTCCCGCGCCGCCGGTGACCTTCCAGCGGCTCGTCGACCCCGCGCTCGTCGCCCCGGACCAGCCGGCCCGCGTCGAGCTCTCCTTCCGCGGGCGCGGCCAGCGGCTCAGCCCGCTCCAGGTCGCCGAGGAGCAGGTCGACCCGCTGCTCGGCGCCCCCCACCGCTTCCTCCTGCCGCGGATGGACCCCGGTGAGCGGCACCTCGTCACCTACACGGTCTCCTCACCGTTCCGCGGCGCCCACAAGCTCGGTCCGCTGCGGCTGGAGCGCCACGACCCGTTCGGGCTGACGACCGCCACCCTCGCGCTGCCCGGCGCCGGGCAGGTCCTCGTCCTGCCGCGCATCGAGCCCCTCGGCGCGGACCGGGTCCGCGGGGGCGGGGTGGGCCGCGAGGGGCAGGTGCCGCACATGGTCGCCCTCCACGGGGAGGACGACGTGAGCATCCGCGCCTACCGGGACGGTGACGACCTGCGCCGTGTGCACTGGCCGACCACCGCGCACCGTGGCGAGCTCATGGTGCGCCAGGAGGACCGTCCGGCGCGCCGCCGCGCCGTCCTCCTCCTCGACCCGCGCGCCGCGGCGTACCGGCACGCCGCGGAGGCCTTCGAGTGGGCGGTGCGCGCCGTCGCGTCGGTCGCGGTGCACCTCGCGCAGGACGGCTACGCGGTCCACGTCGTCGGCGCGGGAGACCCGTCCGCCACCCAGCTGGGCACCCTCCTGCGCGAGCTCGCCGTCGTCGAGCCCACCGCCCGCGACCTCACCACCCACGTGCGCGAGGCGCACGCGCTCACCTCCGAGGGCGCCGTCGTCGTCGCCGTCGTCGCCGACCGCGACCCCGAGACGGTCCTCACGCTCCCCGCGGTCCGCTCCCCCGGGAGCCTGGGGGTGGCCCTCGTCCTCGACACCCCGTCCTTCGCCGACGTCCTGCCCTCCCCGCGCGCCGACGACGGCCCTCTCGCCCCCCTGTTCACCGCGGCCGGGTGGCGCACCCGCACGGTGCGCCAGGGCGAGACCGTCGCGGCTGCCTGGGCCGTGGCCACGCGCGGCCTGGACGGGCTGCGGCCGGGCGTCCCGGCGGGGCTGCGATGA
- a CDS encoding transglutaminase family protein translates to MTADWPAAVARGRWVDSLLAVGAVLAVTWPIGGLLSTRPWTVPLVALLLLLVVVGSLVRAARVPAWLVLLAQLLALTSGLAVWAQEQRPGESAVTALSTLAVQGVDTIQHYAVPAPATPGLVLLVLAGTGLLALLVEAVGVTFRAAAVAGVPLLLVSAATASSTGTALDPRYFLLAAAAWLLLLTQQGRRTLARAQARSTVTTVDSGAVTSGGLHRLSVTARVMGLSALVLAVVLPGALPHLPPTVLLDRAGDPQAGSVSFTDTLDLAEDLADRSTAPVLRYRTDDPAPPPLRVSATTHYADGRWYPAESVAGPGDTEVRTPTQLFLAAHGVEVSTQTVTVTQNGMRAPQLAVPYPTSAVDLGDVPWTWDPVSEAVGVEAAPRTYEASYLKLGPLTTLPDSVGAPPQRLLDVVPVTEVQEDGGGWEMHLSRDGQPVEFVQPDGTRQRPFTDGSVEIVAPDGTAVRTFWGVDAADDALHVDPRSADRVRALATEITAGLTNQVEIALEIQRYLRGPDFTYSLTLADPVAGPDGEPLDPLSHFLETKQGYCTQFATAMVMLARATGIPARLAVGFLPGSEGLDGTRTVVASDAHAWPELYVNGLGWTRFEPTPSSRAGSAPFYATPGNEEEVPTVGADPTAGRPTPSAAAVDALDPRGGGTSLGWWDRNGRTVGQVALGLAGLAALLSVVPLAGAWRRWRLRHGPDVTQQIEGEWAGLVTGLADLGVPPPDEAATPRGLRDHYARELAADPPTLEALTRASARLEAARYAPRPPSLGTMGEDVRTVLDWRRRHTPRGRRLGAALLPADGTTHLRSLLPGSRPAAVDPVR, encoded by the coding sequence ATGACCGCCGACTGGCCCGCCGCCGTGGCCCGCGGACGGTGGGTGGACTCCCTGCTCGCGGTGGGCGCGGTCCTCGCCGTCACGTGGCCGATCGGCGGCCTGCTGTCCACCCGCCCGTGGACGGTGCCGCTCGTCGCGCTGCTCCTGCTCCTCGTCGTCGTCGGCTCCCTCGTGCGCGCCGCCCGGGTGCCCGCGTGGCTCGTCCTGCTGGCCCAGCTCCTCGCCCTCACCAGCGGCCTGGCGGTGTGGGCCCAGGAGCAGCGGCCGGGAGAGTCGGCCGTCACCGCGCTGAGCACCCTCGCGGTCCAGGGCGTGGACACGATCCAGCACTACGCCGTGCCCGCTCCCGCGACGCCGGGGCTCGTGCTCCTCGTCCTCGCCGGCACCGGGCTGCTCGCCCTGCTCGTCGAGGCGGTCGGGGTGACGTTCCGGGCCGCGGCCGTCGCCGGGGTCCCGCTCCTGCTCGTCTCCGCCGCCACCGCCTCGAGCACGGGCACGGCCCTGGACCCGCGCTACTTCCTCCTCGCCGCTGCCGCCTGGCTGCTCCTGCTCACCCAGCAGGGCCGTCGCACCCTCGCGCGCGCACAGGCACGCTCGACGGTGACGACGGTCGACAGCGGCGCCGTCACGAGCGGCGGGCTGCACCGGCTGTCGGTGACGGCGCGCGTCATGGGGCTGTCCGCGCTCGTCCTCGCCGTCGTCCTGCCCGGGGCGCTGCCCCACCTGCCACCGACCGTGCTCCTGGACCGGGCCGGGGACCCGCAGGCCGGCTCGGTGAGCTTCACCGACACCCTCGACCTCGCCGAGGACCTTGCCGACCGGTCGACCGCGCCGGTGCTGCGCTACCGCACCGACGACCCCGCTCCCCCACCGCTGCGCGTCAGCGCCACCACCCACTACGCCGACGGCCGGTGGTACCCGGCCGAGTCCGTCGCGGGCCCCGGGGACACCGAGGTCCGCACCCCCACGCAGCTGTTCCTCGCCGCACACGGCGTCGAGGTCTCCACCCAGACCGTCACCGTCACCCAGAACGGCATGCGCGCCCCCCAGCTCGCCGTGCCCTACCCGACGAGCGCGGTCGACCTCGGGGACGTCCCCTGGACGTGGGACCCGGTGAGCGAGGCGGTCGGGGTGGAGGCGGCGCCACGCACCTACGAGGCCTCCTACCTCAAGCTCGGGCCCCTGACGACGCTGCCGGACAGCGTCGGCGCCCCGCCGCAGCGCCTGCTCGACGTCGTGCCCGTCACGGAGGTCCAGGAGGACGGCGGGGGCTGGGAGATGCACCTGTCCCGCGACGGACAGCCGGTCGAGTTCGTCCAGCCCGACGGGACCCGCCAACGCCCGTTCACGGACGGCAGCGTCGAGATCGTCGCGCCGGACGGCACGGCGGTGCGCACGTTCTGGGGTGTCGACGCCGCGGACGACGCCCTCCACGTCGACCCGCGGTCCGCCGACCGGGTCCGCGCGCTGGCCACCGAGATCACCGCAGGGCTGACCAACCAGGTCGAGATCGCGCTGGAGATCCAGCGCTACCTGCGCGGACCGGACTTCACCTACTCCCTCACCCTCGCCGACCCCGTCGCGGGTCCCGACGGCGAGCCGCTCGACCCGCTGTCCCACTTCCTGGAGACCAAGCAGGGCTACTGCACCCAGTTCGCCACCGCGATGGTCATGCTCGCCCGGGCCACCGGCATCCCCGCCCGGCTCGCCGTCGGCTTCCTGCCGGGCAGCGAGGGCCTGGACGGCACCCGCACCGTCGTGGCCTCCGACGCCCACGCCTGGCCCGAGCTCTACGTCAACGGGCTCGGCTGGACGCGCTTCGAGCCGACGCCGAGCTCCCGCGCCGGGTCGGCGCCGTTCTACGCCACCCCGGGCAACGAGGAGGAGGTGCCCACGGTCGGTGCCGACCCCACCGCCGGGCGGCCGACCCCGTCCGCGGCGGCCGTGGACGCGCTCGACCCGCGCGGCGGCGGCACGTCGCTGGGGTGGTGGGACCGCAACGGGCGGACGGTGGGGCAGGTGGCCCTCGGGCTCGCCGGTCTGGCCGCGCTCCTGTCCGTCGTCCCGCTGGCCGGGGCCTGGCGGCGGTGGCGGCTGCGTCACGGCCCCGACGTGACCCAACAGATCGAGGGCGAGTGGGCGGGCCTCGTCACCGGGCTCGCCGACCTCGGCGTTCCCCCACCGGACGAGGCGGCCACGCCCCGCGGGCTGCGCGACCACTACGCGCGCGAGCTCGCCGCCGACCCGCCCACGCTCGAGGCGCTCACCCGCGCCTCCGCCCGGCTCGAGGCCGCCCGCTACGCCCCTCGCCCGCCCTCCCTCGGGACGATGGGCGAGGACGTGCGCACGGTCCTCGACTGGCGCCGCCGCCACACTCCCCGCGGTCGGCGGCTGGGTGCAGCGCTCCTGCCGGCCGACGGCACCACCCACCTCCGGTCCCTGCTCCCCGGCTCCCGCCCGGCCGCCGTCGACCCGGTCCGCTGA